One segment of Syngnathus typhle isolate RoL2023-S1 ecotype Sweden linkage group LG9, RoL_Styp_1.0, whole genome shotgun sequence DNA contains the following:
- the LOC133159414 gene encoding LIM and senescent cell antigen-like-containing domain protein 1 isoform X8, with protein MANALANAMCERCKSGFAPAEKIVNSNGELYHEQCFVCAQCFQQFPEGLFYEFEDRKYCEHDFQMLFAPCCHQCGEFIIGRVIKAMNNSWHPECFCCDICQAVLADVGFVKNAGRHLCRPCHNREKARGLGKYICQKCHAIIEEQPLLFKNDPYHPDHFNCNNCGKELTADARELKGELYCLPCHDKMGVPICGACRRPIEGRVVNAMGKQWHVEHFVCAKCEKPFLGHRHYERKGLAYCETHYNQLFGDVCYHCNRVIEGDVVSALNKAWCVNCFACSTCNTKLTLKDKFVEVDLKPVCKHCYERLPDDIKRRLSKRERDSKDKKKKPLIPMCL; from the exons ATGGCCAACGCCCTGGCCAATGCCATGTGTGAGCGCTGCAAGAGTGGCTTTGCTCCAGCAGAGAAGATAGTGAACAGTAACGGAGAACTTTACCATGAGCAGTGCTTTGTGTGCGCCCAGTGTTTCCAACAATTCCCAGAGGGGCTCTTCTATGAG TTTGAAGACAGGAAATATTGTGAACATGACTTCCAGATGCTCTTTGCTCCGTGCTGCCACCAATGTG GTGAGTTCATCATTGGCCGCGTCATAAAGGCCATGAACAACAGCTGGCACCCCGAATGTTTCTGCTGCGACATCTGCCAGGCCGTGCTTGCCGATGTTGGATTTGTCAAGAACGCCGGCAG GCACCTGTGTCGTCCGTGTCACAACAGAGAGAAAGCGCGTGGTCTGGGCAAGTACATCTGCCAAAAGTGTCACGCCATCATTGAAGAGCAGCCCCTTCTGTTCAAGAATGACCCCTACCACCCCGATCATTTCAACTGCAACAACTGCGG AAAGGAACTGACTGCTGATGCCAGGGAGTTGAAGGGTGAGCTTTACTGTCTTCCCTGCCACGACAAGATGGGCGTCCCCATCTGCGGGGCCTGCAGGAGACCCATTGAGGGCCGCGTGGTCAATGCCATGGGCAAGCAGTGGCATGTGGAG CATTTTGTGTGTGCTAAGTGTGAGAAACCCTTCCTGGGACACCGCCACTACGAACGCAAGGGCCTGGCCTACTGCGAAACACACTACAACCAG CTATTTGGAGATGTCTGCTACCACTGCAATCGCGTTATAGAAGGAGATG TGGTGTCAGCCCTCAACAAGGCCTGGTGCGTCAACTGTTTTGCTTGCTCCACTTGCAACACCAAGCTCACCCTCAA GGATAAATTTGTGGAAGTGGACTTGAAGCCGGTGTGTAAGCACTGCTATGAACGTCTACCGGACGACATCAAACGCCGGTTGTCGAAGCGGGAACGCGACTCCAAGGATAAAAAGAAGAAACCGTTGATACCCATGTGTCTGTGA
- the LOC133159414 gene encoding LIM and senescent cell antigen-like-containing domain protein 1 isoform X7 translates to MLAINEMTNGNMANALANAMCERCKSGFAPAEKIVNSNGELYHEQCFVCAQCFQQFPEGLFYEFEDRKYCEHDFQMLFAPCCHQCGEFIIGRVIKAMNNSWHPECFCCDICQAVLADVGFVKNAGRHLCRPCHNREKARGLGKYICQKCHAIIEEQPLLFKNDPYHPDHFNCNNCGKELTADARELKGELYCLPCHDKMGVPICGACRRPIEGRVVNAMGKQWHVEHFVCAKCEKPFLGHRHYERKGLAYCETHYNQLFGDVCYHCNRVIEGDVVSALNKAWCVNCFACSTCNTKLTLKNKFVEFDMKPVCKKCYEKFPLELKKRLKKLSETVARK, encoded by the exons CAACATGGCCAACGCCCTGGCCAATGCCATGTGTGAGCGCTGCAAGAGTGGCTTTGCTCCAGCAGAGAAGATAGTGAACAGTAACGGAGAACTTTACCATGAGCAGTGCTTTGTGTGCGCCCAGTGTTTCCAACAATTCCCAGAGGGGCTCTTCTATGAG TTTGAAGACAGGAAATATTGTGAACATGACTTCCAGATGCTCTTTGCTCCGTGCTGCCACCAATGTG GTGAGTTCATCATTGGCCGCGTCATAAAGGCCATGAACAACAGCTGGCACCCCGAATGTTTCTGCTGCGACATCTGCCAGGCCGTGCTTGCCGATGTTGGATTTGTCAAGAACGCCGGCAG GCACCTGTGTCGTCCGTGTCACAACAGAGAGAAAGCGCGTGGTCTGGGCAAGTACATCTGCCAAAAGTGTCACGCCATCATTGAAGAGCAGCCCCTTCTGTTCAAGAATGACCCCTACCACCCCGATCATTTCAACTGCAACAACTGCGG AAAGGAACTGACTGCTGATGCCAGGGAGTTGAAGGGTGAGCTTTACTGTCTTCCCTGCCACGACAAGATGGGCGTCCCCATCTGCGGGGCCTGCAGGAGACCCATTGAGGGCCGCGTGGTCAATGCCATGGGCAAGCAGTGGCATGTGGAG CATTTTGTGTGTGCTAAGTGTGAGAAACCCTTCCTGGGACACCGCCACTACGAACGCAAGGGCCTGGCCTACTGCGAAACACACTACAACCAG CTATTTGGAGATGTCTGCTACCACTGCAATCGCGTTATAGAAGGAGATG TGGTGTCAGCCCTCAACAAGGCCTGGTGCGTCAACTGTTTTGCTTGCTCCACTTGCAACACCAAGCTCACCCTCAA GAACAAGTTTGTGGAGTTTGACATGAAGCCAGTGTGCAAGAAGTGCTATGAGAAATTTCCACTGGAGCTGAAGAAGAGACTGAAGAAGTTATCGGAAACTGTCGCGAGGAAGTAA
- the LOC133159414 gene encoding LIM and senescent cell antigen-like-containing domain protein 1 isoform X4, translated as MNSLRLKALSNSGLYRRRQERPESCGLLGDGFSNMANALANAMCERCKSGFAPAEKIVNSNGELYHEQCFVCAQCFQQFPEGLFYEFEDRKYCEHDFQMLFAPCCHQCGEFIIGRVIKAMNNSWHPECFCCDICQAVLADVGFVKNAGRHLCRPCHNREKARGLGKYICQKCHAIIEEQPLLFKNDPYHPDHFNCNNCGKELTADARELKGELYCLPCHDKMGVPICGACRRPIEGRVVNAMGKQWHVEHFVCAKCEKPFLGHRHYERKGLAYCETHYNQLFGDVCYHCNRVIEGDVVSALNKAWCVNCFACSTCNTKLTLKDKFVEVDLKPVCKHCYERLPDDIKRRLSKRERDSKDKKKKPLIPMCL; from the exons ATGAACTCTTTGAGACTCAAGGCGTTGTCAAATTCAGGCTTGTACAGGCGAAGACAAGAGAGACCAGAGAGCTGTGGTCTGCTTGGGGATGGGTTCAG CAACATGGCCAACGCCCTGGCCAATGCCATGTGTGAGCGCTGCAAGAGTGGCTTTGCTCCAGCAGAGAAGATAGTGAACAGTAACGGAGAACTTTACCATGAGCAGTGCTTTGTGTGCGCCCAGTGTTTCCAACAATTCCCAGAGGGGCTCTTCTATGAG TTTGAAGACAGGAAATATTGTGAACATGACTTCCAGATGCTCTTTGCTCCGTGCTGCCACCAATGTG GTGAGTTCATCATTGGCCGCGTCATAAAGGCCATGAACAACAGCTGGCACCCCGAATGTTTCTGCTGCGACATCTGCCAGGCCGTGCTTGCCGATGTTGGATTTGTCAAGAACGCCGGCAG GCACCTGTGTCGTCCGTGTCACAACAGAGAGAAAGCGCGTGGTCTGGGCAAGTACATCTGCCAAAAGTGTCACGCCATCATTGAAGAGCAGCCCCTTCTGTTCAAGAATGACCCCTACCACCCCGATCATTTCAACTGCAACAACTGCGG AAAGGAACTGACTGCTGATGCCAGGGAGTTGAAGGGTGAGCTTTACTGTCTTCCCTGCCACGACAAGATGGGCGTCCCCATCTGCGGGGCCTGCAGGAGACCCATTGAGGGCCGCGTGGTCAATGCCATGGGCAAGCAGTGGCATGTGGAG CATTTTGTGTGTGCTAAGTGTGAGAAACCCTTCCTGGGACACCGCCACTACGAACGCAAGGGCCTGGCCTACTGCGAAACACACTACAACCAG CTATTTGGAGATGTCTGCTACCACTGCAATCGCGTTATAGAAGGAGATG TGGTGTCAGCCCTCAACAAGGCCTGGTGCGTCAACTGTTTTGCTTGCTCCACTTGCAACACCAAGCTCACCCTCAA GGATAAATTTGTGGAAGTGGACTTGAAGCCGGTGTGTAAGCACTGCTATGAACGTCTACCGGACGACATCAAACGCCGGTTGTCGAAGCGGGAACGCGACTCCAAGGATAAAAAGAAGAAACCGTTGATACCCATGTGTCTGTGA
- the LOC133159414 gene encoding LIM and senescent cell antigen-like-containing domain protein 1 isoform X6 encodes MLAINEMTNGNMANALANAMCERCKSGFAPAEKIVNSNGELYHEQCFVCAQCFQQFPEGLFYEFEDRKYCEHDFQMLFAPCCHQCGEFIIGRVIKAMNNSWHPECFCCDICQAVLADVGFVKNAGRHLCRPCHNREKARGLGKYICQKCHAIIEEQPLLFKNDPYHPDHFNCNNCGKELTADARELKGELYCLPCHDKMGVPICGACRRPIEGRVVNAMGKQWHVEHFVCAKCEKPFLGHRHYERKGLAYCETHYNQLFGDVCYHCNRVIEGDVVSALNKAWCVNCFACSTCNTKLTLKDKFVEVDLKPVCKHCYERLPDDIKRRLSKRERDSKDKKKKPLIPMCL; translated from the exons CAACATGGCCAACGCCCTGGCCAATGCCATGTGTGAGCGCTGCAAGAGTGGCTTTGCTCCAGCAGAGAAGATAGTGAACAGTAACGGAGAACTTTACCATGAGCAGTGCTTTGTGTGCGCCCAGTGTTTCCAACAATTCCCAGAGGGGCTCTTCTATGAG TTTGAAGACAGGAAATATTGTGAACATGACTTCCAGATGCTCTTTGCTCCGTGCTGCCACCAATGTG GTGAGTTCATCATTGGCCGCGTCATAAAGGCCATGAACAACAGCTGGCACCCCGAATGTTTCTGCTGCGACATCTGCCAGGCCGTGCTTGCCGATGTTGGATTTGTCAAGAACGCCGGCAG GCACCTGTGTCGTCCGTGTCACAACAGAGAGAAAGCGCGTGGTCTGGGCAAGTACATCTGCCAAAAGTGTCACGCCATCATTGAAGAGCAGCCCCTTCTGTTCAAGAATGACCCCTACCACCCCGATCATTTCAACTGCAACAACTGCGG AAAGGAACTGACTGCTGATGCCAGGGAGTTGAAGGGTGAGCTTTACTGTCTTCCCTGCCACGACAAGATGGGCGTCCCCATCTGCGGGGCCTGCAGGAGACCCATTGAGGGCCGCGTGGTCAATGCCATGGGCAAGCAGTGGCATGTGGAG CATTTTGTGTGTGCTAAGTGTGAGAAACCCTTCCTGGGACACCGCCACTACGAACGCAAGGGCCTGGCCTACTGCGAAACACACTACAACCAG CTATTTGGAGATGTCTGCTACCACTGCAATCGCGTTATAGAAGGAGATG TGGTGTCAGCCCTCAACAAGGCCTGGTGCGTCAACTGTTTTGCTTGCTCCACTTGCAACACCAAGCTCACCCTCAA GGATAAATTTGTGGAAGTGGACTTGAAGCCGGTGTGTAAGCACTGCTATGAACGTCTACCGGACGACATCAAACGCCGGTTGTCGAAGCGGGAACGCGACTCCAAGGATAAAAAGAAGAAACCGTTGATACCCATGTGTCTGTGA
- the LOC133159414 gene encoding LIM and senescent cell antigen-like-containing domain protein 1 isoform X5 — MNSLRLKALSNSGLYRRRQERPESCGLLGDGFSNMANALANAMCERCKSGFAPAEKIVNSNGELYHEQCFVCAQCFQQFPEGLFYEFEDRKYCEHDFQMLFAPCCHQCGEFIIGRVIKAMNNSWHPECFCCDICQAVLADVGFVKNAGRHLCRPCHNREKARGLGKYICQKCHAIIEEQPLLFKNDPYHPDHFNCNNCGKELTADARELKGELYCLPCHDKMGVPICGACRRPIEGRVVNAMGKQWHVEHFVCAKCEKPFLGHRHYERKGLAYCETHYNQLFGDVCYHCNRVIEGDVVSALNKAWCVNCFACSTCNTKLTLKNKFVEFDMKPVCKKCYEKFPLELKKRLKKLSETVARK, encoded by the exons ATGAACTCTTTGAGACTCAAGGCGTTGTCAAATTCAGGCTTGTACAGGCGAAGACAAGAGAGACCAGAGAGCTGTGGTCTGCTTGGGGATGGGTTCAG CAACATGGCCAACGCCCTGGCCAATGCCATGTGTGAGCGCTGCAAGAGTGGCTTTGCTCCAGCAGAGAAGATAGTGAACAGTAACGGAGAACTTTACCATGAGCAGTGCTTTGTGTGCGCCCAGTGTTTCCAACAATTCCCAGAGGGGCTCTTCTATGAG TTTGAAGACAGGAAATATTGTGAACATGACTTCCAGATGCTCTTTGCTCCGTGCTGCCACCAATGTG GTGAGTTCATCATTGGCCGCGTCATAAAGGCCATGAACAACAGCTGGCACCCCGAATGTTTCTGCTGCGACATCTGCCAGGCCGTGCTTGCCGATGTTGGATTTGTCAAGAACGCCGGCAG GCACCTGTGTCGTCCGTGTCACAACAGAGAGAAAGCGCGTGGTCTGGGCAAGTACATCTGCCAAAAGTGTCACGCCATCATTGAAGAGCAGCCCCTTCTGTTCAAGAATGACCCCTACCACCCCGATCATTTCAACTGCAACAACTGCGG AAAGGAACTGACTGCTGATGCCAGGGAGTTGAAGGGTGAGCTTTACTGTCTTCCCTGCCACGACAAGATGGGCGTCCCCATCTGCGGGGCCTGCAGGAGACCCATTGAGGGCCGCGTGGTCAATGCCATGGGCAAGCAGTGGCATGTGGAG CATTTTGTGTGTGCTAAGTGTGAGAAACCCTTCCTGGGACACCGCCACTACGAACGCAAGGGCCTGGCCTACTGCGAAACACACTACAACCAG CTATTTGGAGATGTCTGCTACCACTGCAATCGCGTTATAGAAGGAGATG TGGTGTCAGCCCTCAACAAGGCCTGGTGCGTCAACTGTTTTGCTTGCTCCACTTGCAACACCAAGCTCACCCTCAA GAACAAGTTTGTGGAGTTTGACATGAAGCCAGTGTGCAAGAAGTGCTATGAGAAATTTCCACTGGAGCTGAAGAAGAGACTGAAGAAGTTATCGGAAACTGTCGCGAGGAAGTAA
- the LOC133159414 gene encoding LIM and senescent cell antigen-like-containing domain protein 1 isoform X3 yields MNGRAVPPSIPEDGEVLDYNPHREMNGYHQRVQDEDGGEAEVLVSRSQRRKSDVKVYKEFCDFYARFNMANALANAMCERCKSGFAPAEKIVNSNGELYHEQCFVCAQCFQQFPEGLFYEFEDRKYCEHDFQMLFAPCCHQCGEFIIGRVIKAMNNSWHPECFCCDICQAVLADVGFVKNAGRHLCRPCHNREKARGLGKYICQKCHAIIEEQPLLFKNDPYHPDHFNCNNCGKELTADARELKGELYCLPCHDKMGVPICGACRRPIEGRVVNAMGKQWHVEHFVCAKCEKPFLGHRHYERKGLAYCETHYNQLFGDVCYHCNRVIEGDVVSALNKAWCVNCFACSTCNTKLTLKNKFVEFDMKPVCKKCYEKFPLELKKRLKKLSETVARK; encoded by the exons ATGAACGGCCGTGCTGTACCGCCATCCATACCTGAGGATGGAGAGGTCCTGGACTACAATCCACATAGGGAGATGAACGGATACCATCAAAGGGTTCAGGATGAGGATGGAGGAGAAGCAGAAGTCCTGGTGTCCAGGTCCCAGAGGCGAAAGAGTGATGTCAAAGTCTATAAGGAGTTTTGTGATTTTTATGCACGCTT CAACATGGCCAACGCCCTGGCCAATGCCATGTGTGAGCGCTGCAAGAGTGGCTTTGCTCCAGCAGAGAAGATAGTGAACAGTAACGGAGAACTTTACCATGAGCAGTGCTTTGTGTGCGCCCAGTGTTTCCAACAATTCCCAGAGGGGCTCTTCTATGAG TTTGAAGACAGGAAATATTGTGAACATGACTTCCAGATGCTCTTTGCTCCGTGCTGCCACCAATGTG GTGAGTTCATCATTGGCCGCGTCATAAAGGCCATGAACAACAGCTGGCACCCCGAATGTTTCTGCTGCGACATCTGCCAGGCCGTGCTTGCCGATGTTGGATTTGTCAAGAACGCCGGCAG GCACCTGTGTCGTCCGTGTCACAACAGAGAGAAAGCGCGTGGTCTGGGCAAGTACATCTGCCAAAAGTGTCACGCCATCATTGAAGAGCAGCCCCTTCTGTTCAAGAATGACCCCTACCACCCCGATCATTTCAACTGCAACAACTGCGG AAAGGAACTGACTGCTGATGCCAGGGAGTTGAAGGGTGAGCTTTACTGTCTTCCCTGCCACGACAAGATGGGCGTCCCCATCTGCGGGGCCTGCAGGAGACCCATTGAGGGCCGCGTGGTCAATGCCATGGGCAAGCAGTGGCATGTGGAG CATTTTGTGTGTGCTAAGTGTGAGAAACCCTTCCTGGGACACCGCCACTACGAACGCAAGGGCCTGGCCTACTGCGAAACACACTACAACCAG CTATTTGGAGATGTCTGCTACCACTGCAATCGCGTTATAGAAGGAGATG TGGTGTCAGCCCTCAACAAGGCCTGGTGCGTCAACTGTTTTGCTTGCTCCACTTGCAACACCAAGCTCACCCTCAA GAACAAGTTTGTGGAGTTTGACATGAAGCCAGTGTGCAAGAAGTGCTATGAGAAATTTCCACTGGAGCTGAAGAAGAGACTGAAGAAGTTATCGGAAACTGTCGCGAGGAAGTAA
- the LOC133159414 gene encoding LIM and senescent cell antigen-like-containing domain protein 1 isoform X9, whose translation MNGRAVPPSIPEDGEVLDYNPHREMNGYHQRVQDEDGGEAEVLVSRSQRRKSDVKVYKEFCDFYARFNMANALANAMCERCKSGFAPAEKIVNSNGELYHEQCFVCAQCFQQFPEGLFYEFEDRKYCEHDFQMLFAPCCHQCGEFIIGRVIKAMNNSWHPECFCCDICQAVLADVGFVKNAGRHLCRPCHNREKARGLGKYICQKCHAIIEEQPLLFKNDPYHPDHFNCNNCGKELTADARELKGELYCLPCHDKMGVPICGACRRPIEGRVVNAMGKQWHVEHFVCAKCEKPFLGHRHYERKGLAYCETHYNQLFGDVCYHCNRVIEGDVVSALNKAWCVNCFACSTCNTKLTLKDKFVEVDLKPVCKHCYERLPDDIKRRLSKRERDSKDKKKKPLIPMNKFVEFDMKPVCKKCYEKFPLELKKRLKKLSETVARK comes from the exons ATGAACGGCCGTGCTGTACCGCCATCCATACCTGAGGATGGAGAGGTCCTGGACTACAATCCACATAGGGAGATGAACGGATACCATCAAAGGGTTCAGGATGAGGATGGAGGAGAAGCAGAAGTCCTGGTGTCCAGGTCCCAGAGGCGAAAGAGTGATGTCAAAGTCTATAAGGAGTTTTGTGATTTTTATGCACGCTT CAACATGGCCAACGCCCTGGCCAATGCCATGTGTGAGCGCTGCAAGAGTGGCTTTGCTCCAGCAGAGAAGATAGTGAACAGTAACGGAGAACTTTACCATGAGCAGTGCTTTGTGTGCGCCCAGTGTTTCCAACAATTCCCAGAGGGGCTCTTCTATGAG TTTGAAGACAGGAAATATTGTGAACATGACTTCCAGATGCTCTTTGCTCCGTGCTGCCACCAATGTG GTGAGTTCATCATTGGCCGCGTCATAAAGGCCATGAACAACAGCTGGCACCCCGAATGTTTCTGCTGCGACATCTGCCAGGCCGTGCTTGCCGATGTTGGATTTGTCAAGAACGCCGGCAG GCACCTGTGTCGTCCGTGTCACAACAGAGAGAAAGCGCGTGGTCTGGGCAAGTACATCTGCCAAAAGTGTCACGCCATCATTGAAGAGCAGCCCCTTCTGTTCAAGAATGACCCCTACCACCCCGATCATTTCAACTGCAACAACTGCGG AAAGGAACTGACTGCTGATGCCAGGGAGTTGAAGGGTGAGCTTTACTGTCTTCCCTGCCACGACAAGATGGGCGTCCCCATCTGCGGGGCCTGCAGGAGACCCATTGAGGGCCGCGTGGTCAATGCCATGGGCAAGCAGTGGCATGTGGAG CATTTTGTGTGTGCTAAGTGTGAGAAACCCTTCCTGGGACACCGCCACTACGAACGCAAGGGCCTGGCCTACTGCGAAACACACTACAACCAG CTATTTGGAGATGTCTGCTACCACTGCAATCGCGTTATAGAAGGAGATG TGGTGTCAGCCCTCAACAAGGCCTGGTGCGTCAACTGTTTTGCTTGCTCCACTTGCAACACCAAGCTCACCCTCAA GGATAAATTTGTGGAAGTGGACTTGAAGCCGGTGTGTAAGCACTGCTATGAACGTCTACCGGACGACATCAAACGCCGGTTGTCGAAGCGGGAACGCGACTCCAAGGATAAAAAGAAGAAACCGTTGATACCCAT GAACAAGTTTGTGGAGTTTGACATGAAGCCAGTGTGCAAGAAGTGCTATGAGAAATTTCCACTGGAGCTGAAGAAGAGACTGAAGAAGTTATCGGAAACTGTCGCGAGGAAGTAA
- the LOC133159414 gene encoding LIM and senescent cell antigen-like-containing domain protein 1 isoform X2, translating to MNGRAVPPSIPEDGEVLDYNPHREMNGYHQRVQDEDGGEAEVLVSRSQRRKSDVKVYKEFCDFYARFNMANALANAMCERCKSGFAPAEKIVNSNGELYHEQCFVCAQCFQQFPEGLFYEFEDRKYCEHDFQMLFAPCCHQCGEFIIGRVIKAMNNSWHPECFCCDICQAVLADVGFVKNAGRHLCRPCHNREKARGLGKYICQKCHAIIEEQPLLFKNDPYHPDHFNCNNCGKELTADARELKGELYCLPCHDKMGVPICGACRRPIEGRVVNAMGKQWHVEHHVCTLCERPFQGHPFYERDGRAYCETHFDMLFGDVCYHCNRVIEGDVVSALNKAWCVNCFACSTCNTKLTLKDKFVEVDLKPVCKHCYERLPDDIKRRLSKRERDSKDKKKKPLIPMCL from the exons ATGAACGGCCGTGCTGTACCGCCATCCATACCTGAGGATGGAGAGGTCCTGGACTACAATCCACATAGGGAGATGAACGGATACCATCAAAGGGTTCAGGATGAGGATGGAGGAGAAGCAGAAGTCCTGGTGTCCAGGTCCCAGAGGCGAAAGAGTGATGTCAAAGTCTATAAGGAGTTTTGTGATTTTTATGCACGCTT CAACATGGCCAACGCCCTGGCCAATGCCATGTGTGAGCGCTGCAAGAGTGGCTTTGCTCCAGCAGAGAAGATAGTGAACAGTAACGGAGAACTTTACCATGAGCAGTGCTTTGTGTGCGCCCAGTGTTTCCAACAATTCCCAGAGGGGCTCTTCTATGAG TTTGAAGACAGGAAATATTGTGAACATGACTTCCAGATGCTCTTTGCTCCGTGCTGCCACCAATGTG GTGAGTTCATCATTGGCCGCGTCATAAAGGCCATGAACAACAGCTGGCACCCCGAATGTTTCTGCTGCGACATCTGCCAGGCCGTGCTTGCCGATGTTGGATTTGTCAAGAACGCCGGCAG GCACCTGTGTCGTCCGTGTCACAACAGAGAGAAAGCGCGTGGTCTGGGCAAGTACATCTGCCAAAAGTGTCACGCCATCATTGAAGAGCAGCCCCTTCTGTTCAAGAATGACCCCTACCACCCCGATCATTTCAACTGCAACAACTGCGG AAAGGAACTGACTGCTGATGCCAGGGAGTTGAAGGGTGAGCTTTACTGTCTTCCCTGCCACGACAAGATGGGCGTCCCCATCTGCGGGGCCTGCAGGAGACCCATTGAGGGCCGCGTGGTCAATGCCATGGGCAAGCAGTGGCATGTGGAG CACCACGTCTGCACTTTGTGTGAGCGACCCTTTCAGGGCCATCCGTTTTATGAGCGGGATGGCCGAGCTTATTGCGAGACACATTTTGACATG CTATTTGGAGATGTCTGCTACCACTGCAATCGCGTTATAGAAGGAGATG TGGTGTCAGCCCTCAACAAGGCCTGGTGCGTCAACTGTTTTGCTTGCTCCACTTGCAACACCAAGCTCACCCTCAA GGATAAATTTGTGGAAGTGGACTTGAAGCCGGTGTGTAAGCACTGCTATGAACGTCTACCGGACGACATCAAACGCCGGTTGTCGAAGCGGGAACGCGACTCCAAGGATAAAAAGAAGAAACCGTTGATACCCATGTGTCTGTGA
- the LOC133159414 gene encoding LIM and senescent cell antigen-like-containing domain protein 1 isoform X1: MNGRAVPPSIPEDGEVLDYNPHREMNGYHQRVQDEDGGEAEVLVSRSQRRKSDVKVYKEFCDFYARFNMANALANAMCERCKSGFAPAEKIVNSNGELYHEQCFVCAQCFQQFPEGLFYEFEDRKYCEHDFQMLFAPCCHQCGEFIIGRVIKAMNNSWHPECFCCDICQAVLADVGFVKNAGRHLCRPCHNREKARGLGKYICQKCHAIIEEQPLLFKNDPYHPDHFNCNNCGKELTADARELKGELYCLPCHDKMGVPICGACRRPIEGRVVNAMGKQWHVEHFVCAKCEKPFLGHRHYERKGLAYCETHYNQLFGDVCYHCNRVIEGDVVSALNKAWCVNCFACSTCNTKLTLKDKFVEVDLKPVCKHCYERLPDDIKRRLSKRERDSKDKKKKPLIPMCL, encoded by the exons ATGAACGGCCGTGCTGTACCGCCATCCATACCTGAGGATGGAGAGGTCCTGGACTACAATCCACATAGGGAGATGAACGGATACCATCAAAGGGTTCAGGATGAGGATGGAGGAGAAGCAGAAGTCCTGGTGTCCAGGTCCCAGAGGCGAAAGAGTGATGTCAAAGTCTATAAGGAGTTTTGTGATTTTTATGCACGCTT CAACATGGCCAACGCCCTGGCCAATGCCATGTGTGAGCGCTGCAAGAGTGGCTTTGCTCCAGCAGAGAAGATAGTGAACAGTAACGGAGAACTTTACCATGAGCAGTGCTTTGTGTGCGCCCAGTGTTTCCAACAATTCCCAGAGGGGCTCTTCTATGAG TTTGAAGACAGGAAATATTGTGAACATGACTTCCAGATGCTCTTTGCTCCGTGCTGCCACCAATGTG GTGAGTTCATCATTGGCCGCGTCATAAAGGCCATGAACAACAGCTGGCACCCCGAATGTTTCTGCTGCGACATCTGCCAGGCCGTGCTTGCCGATGTTGGATTTGTCAAGAACGCCGGCAG GCACCTGTGTCGTCCGTGTCACAACAGAGAGAAAGCGCGTGGTCTGGGCAAGTACATCTGCCAAAAGTGTCACGCCATCATTGAAGAGCAGCCCCTTCTGTTCAAGAATGACCCCTACCACCCCGATCATTTCAACTGCAACAACTGCGG AAAGGAACTGACTGCTGATGCCAGGGAGTTGAAGGGTGAGCTTTACTGTCTTCCCTGCCACGACAAGATGGGCGTCCCCATCTGCGGGGCCTGCAGGAGACCCATTGAGGGCCGCGTGGTCAATGCCATGGGCAAGCAGTGGCATGTGGAG CATTTTGTGTGTGCTAAGTGTGAGAAACCCTTCCTGGGACACCGCCACTACGAACGCAAGGGCCTGGCCTACTGCGAAACACACTACAACCAG CTATTTGGAGATGTCTGCTACCACTGCAATCGCGTTATAGAAGGAGATG TGGTGTCAGCCCTCAACAAGGCCTGGTGCGTCAACTGTTTTGCTTGCTCCACTTGCAACACCAAGCTCACCCTCAA GGATAAATTTGTGGAAGTGGACTTGAAGCCGGTGTGTAAGCACTGCTATGAACGTCTACCGGACGACATCAAACGCCGGTTGTCGAAGCGGGAACGCGACTCCAAGGATAAAAAGAAGAAACCGTTGATACCCATGTGTCTGTGA